The DNA region ACGGCAAGCATGAAGCGCGGCCGGGGCGCAAGATGGGGCATGTGACGCGGCTCAGTCTATGAGCACCGCGCTACCCGCCTCCTTCGTCATCCCCGCGAAGGCGGGGATCCATCTCCGACTCTATCCCAGCCCGCAAGGTCGGGAGATGTGTTCCCGCCTCCGCGGGAATGACGGGTTGGCGGAAGAATGAGTTGCGCAGAGATCGTCCTGGTCCTCGCCCGCGCCGATAATGGAATTATCGGCAAGGATGGCGACCTGCCGTGGCGCTTGCCTGCGGATTTGAAGCATTTCAAGGCGGTGACGCTGGGCCACCCCATGGTGATGGGGCGCAAGACGTTCGACAGCCTGCCGGGCCTGCTGCCCGATCGCCGCCATATCGTGCTGACGCGCGATCGGACCTGGACCGCCACTGGAGCGGAAGTCGCGCATGACGTCGAAGATGCGATCGCTCTGGCCGACGCACCCATGGTCATGGTGATCGGCGGCGCGGAGATTTATCGGCTGTTCCTGGATCGGGCGGATCGGATC from Sphingobium sp. HWE2-09 includes:
- a CDS encoding dihydrofolate reductase, with amino-acid sequence MSCAEIVLVLARADNGIIGKDGDLPWRLPADLKHFKAVTLGHPMVMGRKTFDSLPGLLPDRRHIVLTRDRTWTATGAEVAHDVEDAIALADAPMVMVIGGAEIYRLFLDRADRIELTEVHMDAEGDASIAYPNSGTWREHGRADHPAVDGRPAYSFVTLVRR